In Phyllopteryx taeniolatus isolate TA_2022b chromosome 13, UOR_Ptae_1.2, whole genome shotgun sequence, the following are encoded in one genomic region:
- the lrit3b gene encoding leucine-rich repeat, immunoglobulin-like domain and transmembrane domain-containing protein 3b isoform X5, translated as MKDVFAGFSSHPAISFLGSLLLPSFMCLCRWDHRNSRPQFDHKLQLGVAKNSSLSFLKNCSRSAKLLLVVKLVQCSDPRISDVPINVPADTVKLRLEKTLITRVPRAAFFNLSELLFLWLSYNSITTIHPSSFVNLRALRELRLDGNHLTAFPWEGLRDMPRLQMLNLHNNRLSSLSSHAALFLPNITYLDLSSNRFDQLGMNSLTNWFYLINILKFSPLPRLTILSSKLLDLWFPLSGQWGRSVQRRILGLHDNPWFCDCQISLVVSLSMSLGSPVVLMDQLLTCRRSLDQSGMVLTETELPHCMRPYIQPAATRVISLLGSSVILRCDATGYPTPSLTWVKTSNYADCCRQDIIGDNEKLPRNVESWIS; from the exons ATGAAGGATGTATTTGCTGGTTTTTCTTCACATCCTGCTATATCATTTCTTGGTAGTCTGCTCCTGCCCAGTTTTATGTGCCTGTGCCGATGGGACCACAGAAACAGCAGACCTCAG tttgaccataaacttcaattgggagtggcaaaaaacagctctctttctttcttgaagaattgttcacgatctgccaaactgctgctggttgtgaa GTTGGTGCAATGCAGTGACCCTAGAATATCAGACGTTCCTATCAATGTCCCTGCTGACACTGTGAAACTTCGTCTTGAAAAGACCCTGATCACCAGGGTGCCCAGGGCAGCCTTCTTCAACCTGTCAGAGCTGCTCTTCTTGTGGCTTAGCTACAACTCCATCACAACTATCCACCCCAGCAGCTTTGTTAACCTGAGAGCCCTGAGAGAGCTGCGTCTGGATGGAAATCACCTAACTGCCTTCCCATGGGAGGGTCTTAGGGACATGCCTCGCCTTCAGATGCTTAATCTTCACAACAACCGACTATCCAGCCTTTCATCTCACGCAGCACTCTTTCTGCCAAACATCACCTACCTTGACTTGTCCAGTAACAGGTTTGACCAGCTGGGAATGAACTCACTAACAAACTGGTTCTATTTAATAAATATCCTTAAATTCTCTCCTCTCCCTAGGTTGACTATATTATCAAGCAAACTGTTGGACCTTTGGTTCCCTCTTTCTGGTCAATGGGGGAGATCAGTACAAAGAAGAATTTTGG GTCTCCATGACAACCCATGGTTCTGTGACTGCCAGATCTCCTTGGTGGTGTCACTGTCAATGTCCCTGGGGAGTCCTGTGGTTCTCATGGACCAGCTGCTTACATGCAGAAGGTCTCTCGATCAGTCAGGGATGGTGCTGACTGAAACAGAGCTGCCTCACTGTATGAGACCATACATCCAGCCTGCAGCCACCAGAGTCATATCTCTGCTGGGCAGCAGTGTAATTCTCCGCTGTGATGCCACTGGCTACCCAACGCCATCTTTGACATGGGTCAAAACTTCAAATTATGCTG ATTGCTGTCGACAGGACATCATTGGTGACAATGAAAAACTGCCCAGGAATGTGGAAAGTT GGATCTCCTAG
- the lrit3b gene encoding leucine-rich repeat, immunoglobulin-like domain and transmembrane domain-containing protein 3b isoform X2, giving the protein MTNSDCTGKGIWRYKRPVLLLPSFMCLCRWDHRNSRPQFDHKLQLGVAKNSSLSFLKNCSRSAKLLLVVKLVQCSDPRISDVPINVPADTVKLRLEKTLITRVPRAAFFNLSELLFLWLSYNSITTIHPSSFVNLRALRELRLDGNHLTAFPWEGLRDMPRLQMLNLHNNRLSSLSSHAALFLPNITYLDLSSNRFDQLGMNSLTNWFYLINILKFSPLPRLTILSSKLLDLWFPLSGQWGRSVQRRILGLHDNPWFCDCQISLVVSLSMSLGSPVVLMDQLLTCRRSLDQSGMVLTETELPHCMRPYIQPAATRVISLLGSSVILRCDATGYPTPSLTWVKTSNYADCCRQDIIGDNEKLPRNVESSMQGSPRVGVRWSIISLDDLAFKDAGEYRCQARNMAGISEAPVKLKVVGVTRLSRLPKKKSQKTPSKSSSNNKKPIQTQITSPTPSQKENKTPLTITPPAQKNKTQTVPVIVSKVVPIYKGSKTHLKGPKKITKKKKTSSLY; this is encoded by the exons AtgacaaactcagactgcacAGGGAAGGGAATATGGAGATACAAGCGGCCTGT TCTGCTCCTGCCCAGTTTTATGTGCCTGTGCCGATGGGACCACAGAAACAGCAGACCTCAG tttgaccataaacttcaattgggagtggcaaaaaacagctctctttctttcttgaagaattgttcacgatctgccaaactgctgctggttgtgaa GTTGGTGCAATGCAGTGACCCTAGAATATCAGACGTTCCTATCAATGTCCCTGCTGACACTGTGAAACTTCGTCTTGAAAAGACCCTGATCACCAGGGTGCCCAGGGCAGCCTTCTTCAACCTGTCAGAGCTGCTCTTCTTGTGGCTTAGCTACAACTCCATCACAACTATCCACCCCAGCAGCTTTGTTAACCTGAGAGCCCTGAGAGAGCTGCGTCTGGATGGAAATCACCTAACTGCCTTCCCATGGGAGGGTCTTAGGGACATGCCTCGCCTTCAGATGCTTAATCTTCACAACAACCGACTATCCAGCCTTTCATCTCACGCAGCACTCTTTCTGCCAAACATCACCTACCTTGACTTGTCCAGTAACAGGTTTGACCAGCTGGGAATGAACTCACTAACAAACTGGTTCTATTTAATAAATATCCTTAAATTCTCTCCTCTCCCTAGGTTGACTATATTATCAAGCAAACTGTTGGACCTTTGGTTCCCTCTTTCTGGTCAATGGGGGAGATCAGTACAAAGAAGAATTTTGG GTCTCCATGACAACCCATGGTTCTGTGACTGCCAGATCTCCTTGGTGGTGTCACTGTCAATGTCCCTGGGGAGTCCTGTGGTTCTCATGGACCAGCTGCTTACATGCAGAAGGTCTCTCGATCAGTCAGGGATGGTGCTGACTGAAACAGAGCTGCCTCACTGTATGAGACCATACATCCAGCCTGCAGCCACCAGAGTCATATCTCTGCTGGGCAGCAGTGTAATTCTCCGCTGTGATGCCACTGGCTACCCAACGCCATCTTTGACATGGGTCAAAACTTCAAATTATGCTG ATTGCTGTCGACAGGACATCATTGGTGACAATGAAAAACTGCCCAGGAATGTGGAAAGTT CCATGCAGGGATCTCCTAGGGTTGGTGTGCGCTGGTCAATAATCAGCTTGGATGACTTAGCATTCAAGGATGCTGGTGAATATCGCTGCCAAGCTCGGAACATGGCAGGAATATCTGAAGCTCCTGTTAAACTAAAGGTGGTGGGAGTTACACGGCTCTCCCGACTCCCAAAGAAGAAGTCCCAGAAGACTCCATCAAAGTCATCATCCAACAACAAAAAGCCCATCCAGACTCAAATTACTTCCCCCACGCCCTCACAAAAGGAGAACAAGACACCCCTAACCATTACACCACCTGCtcaaaagaacaaaacacaGACAGTTCCTGTTATTGTGTCCAAAGTAGTCCCCATTTACAAAGGCagcaaaacacacttaaaaggtccaaagaaaattacaaaaaaaaaaaaaacctcaagtcTATACTAG
- the lrit3b gene encoding leucine-rich repeat, immunoglobulin-like domain and transmembrane domain-containing protein 3b isoform X6 translates to MKDVFAGFSSHPAISFLGSLLLPSFMCLCRWDHRNSRPQFDHKLQLGVAKNSSLSFLKNCSRSAKLLLVVKLVQCSDPRISDVPINVPADTVKLRLEKTLITRVPRAAFFNLSELLFLWLSYNSITTIHPSSFVNLRALRELRLDGNHLTAFPWEGLRDMPRLQMLNLHNNRLSSLSSHAALFLPNITYLDLSSNRLTILSSKLLDLWFPLSGQWGRSVQRRILDLLGGVTVNVPGESCGSHGPAAYMQKVSRSVRDGAD, encoded by the exons ATGAAGGATGTATTTGCTGGTTTTTCTTCACATCCTGCTATATCATTTCTTGGTAGTCTGCTCCTGCCCAGTTTTATGTGCCTGTGCCGATGGGACCACAGAAACAGCAGACCTCAG tttgaccataaacttcaattgggagtggcaaaaaacagctctctttctttcttgaagaattgttcacgatctgccaaactgctgctggttgtgaa GTTGGTGCAATGCAGTGACCCTAGAATATCAGACGTTCCTATCAATGTCCCTGCTGACACTGTGAAACTTCGTCTTGAAAAGACCCTGATCACCAGGGTGCCCAGGGCAGCCTTCTTCAACCTGTCAGAGCTGCTCTTCTTGTGGCTTAGCTACAACTCCATCACAACTATCCACCCCAGCAGCTTTGTTAACCTGAGAGCCCTGAGAGAGCTGCGTCTGGATGGAAATCACCTAACTGCCTTCCCATGGGAGGGTCTTAGGGACATGCCTCGCCTTCAGATGCTTAATCTTCACAACAACCGACTATCCAGCCTTTCATCTCACGCAGCACTCTTTCTGCCAAACATCACCTACCTTGACTTGTCCAGTAACAG GTTGACTATATTATCAAGCAAACTGTTGGACCTTTGGTTCCCTCTTTCTGGTCAATGGGGGAGATCAGTACAAAGAAGAATTTTGG ATCTCCTTGGTGGTGTCACTGTCAATGTCCCTGGGGAGTCCTGTGGTTCTCATGGACCAGCTGCTTACATGCAGAAGGTCTCTCGATCAGTCAGGGATGGTGCTGACTGA
- the lrit3b gene encoding leucine-rich repeat, immunoglobulin-like domain and transmembrane domain-containing protein 3b isoform X4 produces MYLLVFLHILLYHFLVVCSCPVLCACADGTTETADLRLVQCSDPRISDVPINVPADTVKLRLEKTLITRVPRAAFFNLSELLFLWLSYNSITTIHPSSFVNLRALRELRLDGNHLTAFPWEGLRDMPRLQMLNLHNNRLSSLSSHAALFLPNITYLDLSSNRFDQLGMNSLTNWFYLINILKFSPLPRLTILSSKLLDLWFPLSGQWGRSVQRRILGLHDNPWFCDCQISLVVSLSMSLGSPVVLMDQLLTCRRSLDQSGMVLTETELPHCMRPYIQPAATRVISLLGSSVILRCDATGYPTPSLTWVKTSNYADCCRQDIIGDNEKLPRNVESSMQGSPRVGVRWSIISLDDLAFKDAGEYRCQARNMAGISEAPVKLKVVGVTRLSRLPKKKSQKTPSKSSSNNKKPIQTQITSPTPSQKENKTPLTITPPAQKNKTQTVPVIVSKVVPIYKGSKTHLKGPKKITKKKKTSSLY; encoded by the exons ATGTATTTGCTGGTTTTTCTTCACATCCTGCTATATCATTTCTTGGTAGTCTGCTCCTGCCCAGTTTTATGTGCCTGTGCCGATGGGACCACAGAAACAGCAGACCTCAG GTTGGTGCAATGCAGTGACCCTAGAATATCAGACGTTCCTATCAATGTCCCTGCTGACACTGTGAAACTTCGTCTTGAAAAGACCCTGATCACCAGGGTGCCCAGGGCAGCCTTCTTCAACCTGTCAGAGCTGCTCTTCTTGTGGCTTAGCTACAACTCCATCACAACTATCCACCCCAGCAGCTTTGTTAACCTGAGAGCCCTGAGAGAGCTGCGTCTGGATGGAAATCACCTAACTGCCTTCCCATGGGAGGGTCTTAGGGACATGCCTCGCCTTCAGATGCTTAATCTTCACAACAACCGACTATCCAGCCTTTCATCTCACGCAGCACTCTTTCTGCCAAACATCACCTACCTTGACTTGTCCAGTAACAGGTTTGACCAGCTGGGAATGAACTCACTAACAAACTGGTTCTATTTAATAAATATCCTTAAATTCTCTCCTCTCCCTAGGTTGACTATATTATCAAGCAAACTGTTGGACCTTTGGTTCCCTCTTTCTGGTCAATGGGGGAGATCAGTACAAAGAAGAATTTTGG GTCTCCATGACAACCCATGGTTCTGTGACTGCCAGATCTCCTTGGTGGTGTCACTGTCAATGTCCCTGGGGAGTCCTGTGGTTCTCATGGACCAGCTGCTTACATGCAGAAGGTCTCTCGATCAGTCAGGGATGGTGCTGACTGAAACAGAGCTGCCTCACTGTATGAGACCATACATCCAGCCTGCAGCCACCAGAGTCATATCTCTGCTGGGCAGCAGTGTAATTCTCCGCTGTGATGCCACTGGCTACCCAACGCCATCTTTGACATGGGTCAAAACTTCAAATTATGCTG ATTGCTGTCGACAGGACATCATTGGTGACAATGAAAAACTGCCCAGGAATGTGGAAAGTT CCATGCAGGGATCTCCTAGGGTTGGTGTGCGCTGGTCAATAATCAGCTTGGATGACTTAGCATTCAAGGATGCTGGTGAATATCGCTGCCAAGCTCGGAACATGGCAGGAATATCTGAAGCTCCTGTTAAACTAAAGGTGGTGGGAGTTACACGGCTCTCCCGACTCCCAAAGAAGAAGTCCCAGAAGACTCCATCAAAGTCATCATCCAACAACAAAAAGCCCATCCAGACTCAAATTACTTCCCCCACGCCCTCACAAAAGGAGAACAAGACACCCCTAACCATTACACCACCTGCtcaaaagaacaaaacacaGACAGTTCCTGTTATTGTGTCCAAAGTAGTCCCCATTTACAAAGGCagcaaaacacacttaaaaggtccaaagaaaattacaaaaaaaaaaaaaacctcaagtcTATACTAG
- the lrit3b gene encoding leucine-rich repeat, immunoglobulin-like domain and transmembrane domain-containing protein 3b isoform X3: protein MKDVFAGFSSHPAISFLGSLLLPSFMCLCRWDHRNSRPQFDHKLQLGVAKNSSLSFLKNCSRSAKLLLVVKLVQCSDPRISDVPINVPADTVKLRLEKTLITRVPRAAFFNLSELLFLWLSYNSITTIHPSSFVNLRALRELRLDGNHLTAFPWEGLRDMPRLQMLNLHNNRLSSLSSHAALFLPNITYLDLSSNRLTILSSKLLDLWFPLSGQWGRSVQRRILGLHDNPWFCDCQISLVVSLSMSLGSPVVLMDQLLTCRRSLDQSGMVLTETELPHCMRPYIQPAATRVISLLGSSVILRCDATGYPTPSLTWVKTSNYADCCRQDIIGDNEKLPRNVESSMQGSPRVGVRWSIISLDDLAFKDAGEYRCQARNMAGISEAPVKLKVVGVTRLSRLPKKKSQKTPSKSSSNNKKPIQTQITSPTPSQKENKTPLTITPPAQKNKTQTVPVIVSKVVPIYKGSKTHLKGPKKITKKKKTSSLY, encoded by the exons ATGAAGGATGTATTTGCTGGTTTTTCTTCACATCCTGCTATATCATTTCTTGGTAGTCTGCTCCTGCCCAGTTTTATGTGCCTGTGCCGATGGGACCACAGAAACAGCAGACCTCAG tttgaccataaacttcaattgggagtggcaaaaaacagctctctttctttcttgaagaattgttcacgatctgccaaactgctgctggttgtgaa GTTGGTGCAATGCAGTGACCCTAGAATATCAGACGTTCCTATCAATGTCCCTGCTGACACTGTGAAACTTCGTCTTGAAAAGACCCTGATCACCAGGGTGCCCAGGGCAGCCTTCTTCAACCTGTCAGAGCTGCTCTTCTTGTGGCTTAGCTACAACTCCATCACAACTATCCACCCCAGCAGCTTTGTTAACCTGAGAGCCCTGAGAGAGCTGCGTCTGGATGGAAATCACCTAACTGCCTTCCCATGGGAGGGTCTTAGGGACATGCCTCGCCTTCAGATGCTTAATCTTCACAACAACCGACTATCCAGCCTTTCATCTCACGCAGCACTCTTTCTGCCAAACATCACCTACCTTGACTTGTCCAGTAACAG GTTGACTATATTATCAAGCAAACTGTTGGACCTTTGGTTCCCTCTTTCTGGTCAATGGGGGAGATCAGTACAAAGAAGAATTTTGG GTCTCCATGACAACCCATGGTTCTGTGACTGCCAGATCTCCTTGGTGGTGTCACTGTCAATGTCCCTGGGGAGTCCTGTGGTTCTCATGGACCAGCTGCTTACATGCAGAAGGTCTCTCGATCAGTCAGGGATGGTGCTGACTGAAACAGAGCTGCCTCACTGTATGAGACCATACATCCAGCCTGCAGCCACCAGAGTCATATCTCTGCTGGGCAGCAGTGTAATTCTCCGCTGTGATGCCACTGGCTACCCAACGCCATCTTTGACATGGGTCAAAACTTCAAATTATGCTG ATTGCTGTCGACAGGACATCATTGGTGACAATGAAAAACTGCCCAGGAATGTGGAAAGTT CCATGCAGGGATCTCCTAGGGTTGGTGTGCGCTGGTCAATAATCAGCTTGGATGACTTAGCATTCAAGGATGCTGGTGAATATCGCTGCCAAGCTCGGAACATGGCAGGAATATCTGAAGCTCCTGTTAAACTAAAGGTGGTGGGAGTTACACGGCTCTCCCGACTCCCAAAGAAGAAGTCCCAGAAGACTCCATCAAAGTCATCATCCAACAACAAAAAGCCCATCCAGACTCAAATTACTTCCCCCACGCCCTCACAAAAGGAGAACAAGACACCCCTAACCATTACACCACCTGCtcaaaagaacaaaacacaGACAGTTCCTGTTATTGTGTCCAAAGTAGTCCCCATTTACAAAGGCagcaaaacacacttaaaaggtccaaagaaaattacaaaaaaaaaaaaaacctcaagtcTATACTAG
- the lrit3b gene encoding leucine-rich repeat, immunoglobulin-like domain and transmembrane domain-containing protein 3b isoform X1: MKDVFAGFSSHPAISFLGSLLLPSFMCLCRWDHRNSRPQFDHKLQLGVAKNSSLSFLKNCSRSAKLLLVVKLVQCSDPRISDVPINVPADTVKLRLEKTLITRVPRAAFFNLSELLFLWLSYNSITTIHPSSFVNLRALRELRLDGNHLTAFPWEGLRDMPRLQMLNLHNNRLSSLSSHAALFLPNITYLDLSSNRFDQLGMNSLTNWFYLINILKFSPLPRLTILSSKLLDLWFPLSGQWGRSVQRRILGLHDNPWFCDCQISLVVSLSMSLGSPVVLMDQLLTCRRSLDQSGMVLTETELPHCMRPYIQPAATRVISLLGSSVILRCDATGYPTPSLTWVKTSNYADCCRQDIIGDNEKLPRNVESSMQGSPRVGVRWSIISLDDLAFKDAGEYRCQARNMAGISEAPVKLKVVGVTRLSRLPKKKSQKTPSKSSSNNKKPIQTQITSPTPSQKENKTPLTITPPAQKNKTQTVPVIVSKVVPIYKGSKTHLKGPKKITKKKKTSSLY, encoded by the exons ATGAAGGATGTATTTGCTGGTTTTTCTTCACATCCTGCTATATCATTTCTTGGTAGTCTGCTCCTGCCCAGTTTTATGTGCCTGTGCCGATGGGACCACAGAAACAGCAGACCTCAG tttgaccataaacttcaattgggagtggcaaaaaacagctctctttctttcttgaagaattgttcacgatctgccaaactgctgctggttgtgaa GTTGGTGCAATGCAGTGACCCTAGAATATCAGACGTTCCTATCAATGTCCCTGCTGACACTGTGAAACTTCGTCTTGAAAAGACCCTGATCACCAGGGTGCCCAGGGCAGCCTTCTTCAACCTGTCAGAGCTGCTCTTCTTGTGGCTTAGCTACAACTCCATCACAACTATCCACCCCAGCAGCTTTGTTAACCTGAGAGCCCTGAGAGAGCTGCGTCTGGATGGAAATCACCTAACTGCCTTCCCATGGGAGGGTCTTAGGGACATGCCTCGCCTTCAGATGCTTAATCTTCACAACAACCGACTATCCAGCCTTTCATCTCACGCAGCACTCTTTCTGCCAAACATCACCTACCTTGACTTGTCCAGTAACAGGTTTGACCAGCTGGGAATGAACTCACTAACAAACTGGTTCTATTTAATAAATATCCTTAAATTCTCTCCTCTCCCTAGGTTGACTATATTATCAAGCAAACTGTTGGACCTTTGGTTCCCTCTTTCTGGTCAATGGGGGAGATCAGTACAAAGAAGAATTTTGG GTCTCCATGACAACCCATGGTTCTGTGACTGCCAGATCTCCTTGGTGGTGTCACTGTCAATGTCCCTGGGGAGTCCTGTGGTTCTCATGGACCAGCTGCTTACATGCAGAAGGTCTCTCGATCAGTCAGGGATGGTGCTGACTGAAACAGAGCTGCCTCACTGTATGAGACCATACATCCAGCCTGCAGCCACCAGAGTCATATCTCTGCTGGGCAGCAGTGTAATTCTCCGCTGTGATGCCACTGGCTACCCAACGCCATCTTTGACATGGGTCAAAACTTCAAATTATGCTG ATTGCTGTCGACAGGACATCATTGGTGACAATGAAAAACTGCCCAGGAATGTGGAAAGTT CCATGCAGGGATCTCCTAGGGTTGGTGTGCGCTGGTCAATAATCAGCTTGGATGACTTAGCATTCAAGGATGCTGGTGAATATCGCTGCCAAGCTCGGAACATGGCAGGAATATCTGAAGCTCCTGTTAAACTAAAGGTGGTGGGAGTTACACGGCTCTCCCGACTCCCAAAGAAGAAGTCCCAGAAGACTCCATCAAAGTCATCATCCAACAACAAAAAGCCCATCCAGACTCAAATTACTTCCCCCACGCCCTCACAAAAGGAGAACAAGACACCCCTAACCATTACACCACCTGCtcaaaagaacaaaacacaGACAGTTCCTGTTATTGTGTCCAAAGTAGTCCCCATTTACAAAGGCagcaaaacacacttaaaaggtccaaagaaaattacaaaaaaaaaaaaaacctcaagtcTATACTAG